ATTAAAAGTCCAGTGTTAGCACTCGGCTATCTTAACCAAACAAACCAGGAGATGAACGGGCcggttagctagctggctaccaAAACAAGACAATGCAATTATCCTGAGGTTTACGTCTATAAAGACGTGCTGTACGGTCAAGAATACATAATGCCAGGGAACAAATCTTTCGGCGTTTTCGTTAGACAGTTGAACATTAGCCTAGCTGGCTAGCTCATCGCGCgacactagctagctacataacAGGCAACCTGAATAAGTACCGAGCTTTACAGCTAGTGAACTAAACGCCAGGCGGTATCCCTGCATTCTTAATGAGGTGAACATGTATTCAGAATTTGAAAACGCATTCATAATTTGCCTTAGACTATCCACCGTACTTGATGTGCCCcaccacttgctgtccagataCATAAACTTTGGTGTTTCGCGACCAGGAACTAGAAATGTCAGAAGTGATTGGCGTCCGACCTGACCAAACAAACTCCGCGGTCTCAAACGCCGCAACCAATGGCGTGTGAGAAGAACGGCGGGACATCCTGTCCGTGACGCAACTTTCCACAGTCAACACTGGAAGCCCCACCTTTTGTGTTTCCCGCACCGTCAatcaaaatagaaaaaaatagacTCGAATCACCGATCGCAGCCCGCCTCCGAGTAATATAATCATGTTTGGCGTGTAATTAAACCgagagttttcttattaaaGTAATTCACGTAATGACTGGTATGTAACATTCAACACCTTTCCGTGAGCCCGTGCGAGCTAAGCTAATGCTAGCAGACTCGAGCGCTGCTCTTTTTCGGCTAGCTAGCTTAGCCAGTTTTGAAACTACCAGTGTGTGCCGAGACACCACGTCTCTTTGTGTGGGATTTGTTGAGGTAGTTATTTTAGCGTTACGGGTCGTAGAGTCGGTTGTGCGTCCAACtgagttgtttttttgcttcattttgctGCCCTGTGCCGCTGTACAGCTCCTGAACACCCAGTGAAACAAGAGGAAATGGCTGCCTTAGACGTGGACAGCAGTCAGGGCGACTTTCTGCAGCAAGATGGTAGCAGAGGAGACCAGGTAGGTTAGCCTTCTCCGGTTCTTATGTCTCTCTCGTCCCCTCCGGCAGGTTTTGTCGCAGCGAAATGCATGGTGCTTTGTGAAGTTCAcacgttttttaaaaaaattgttgtgtgttagaaaaaaaaaaaaaaaaaaaaggcgggggggggggtggaaagTCGGTACTTCCTGTGCGGCTCGCGACTAACGGCCACCCACTTTCTCCTCGCGGATCCCGCCCATTGTGGGCAGGACGCGCAGCCGTCGCCGCTCGCACTGCTGGCAGCCACCTGCAGCGAGCTCGGGTCTCCGTCCTCCGAGGGGGACCACGGTGCCGCCGCCGGCGTGGTAAGTCGCCGCCTCTGCTGTTAGACGACACTAAACCCAAACCGGCgaatgggtttgttttttttttggtactcTGTGTCGAATTTGGAAAAGGAACAAGCAAAGAATAAACCATCCTTCACGGGTCACCGAAGTGCCCCGTACTTTTTTGGGGGTAACGGACAATATTAAACACTCTCACCCGATAACATGAACGTATTCCTCATAGAAGTTATACACAAAGTTTTTTTAAGTTCCTTTTGGGTTGCAATTAGGCTTTATGAAATTAAAGTGTAATCCTTTTCCATTTCTATTGTAATGTTTTGAAAAGAACATCGTGGTTGCCTAAATAACACCGTGTGAACTAAAAACCACCATGTTTTTCATCAAAATGAACAGATCTTTTTCATTTGATCTGTTCATTTTCCCCAATGTTTTCttaatttgttttgtaattgtaaaCATTGTTGGTTGAATAAAATCTGTATCCAAACTTATAACTTCCAAGTAATTCTACTTTGCACACATGCAATTATTTTGTCATATTCAGTTAGACTTCTGCTGTGGTTCAGAAATGCACAGTGATGACATTTTGATGTTTACACGAATATTGAAATTCACTGCCATGTACACAATCAGATATTTGTCACACATACTTTTATGTCATCTATAGCTATACACAATGATCTCAAAACCTATTTAACTGCCAGATTGCCTTGTAAACCTTAGCAGTTTTATCTCATCTTGGGAGCACATTAGTAACTGTGCCAATGTTATTACATCTGTTGTAGCACCGTGAGAGTTTAACCTCAGTATCATGAATATCTTCTCCTTTGTTTAATCTACGTATCACAGGCAACAGACCCCACATCAGTGCACTTGACCAGCACCTCGGAACGATGGGACGGAGTGAAAGATGAGTCCAGCATTGTGCAGCTGCCCAGCACAGGCATAGTAACGTCCAACGGGCAGTACGTTCTTCCCCTCCAAGGCCTTCAGGGCCTCCAGAGCCAACCCATCTTGCTAACATCAGGGACAGATTCCTCCGCCAACACAGTGCCTAACATCCAGTACCAGGTCATCCCTCAGATCCAGGCAGCCGATGGGCAGCTGGGCTTCTCTACCTCGGCGGTGGATGGTGCCTCACTGACGCACGATGCCTCAGGGCAGATCCAGATCCTCCCCGACGGCTCCCAGACCATCAGCGTGGCCGGTACAGCATCGGCCGGCATCCTCAGCAGCAGCCCGAACCTCATGGCCCAGCCCGGCCAGGTGCAGCAGATCCAGGGAGTAGCTTTGGGAAGCTCAGCCTTCAACAGCCAGGGGCAGGTGGTCGCTAACGTGCCTGTGGGGCTGCCCGGTAACATTACCTTCGTGCCCATAAACAGCGTCGATTTGGACTCGCTGGGGCTGTCCGGTGCCCAGACGATAGCTACAGGGGTGACTGCTGACGGACAGCTGATCATGACCAATCAGGTGGCGGACAGCTCGGAGGGCTCAGAGAAGGCGGCAGAGCGCCTGTCGCAGCAGACGCTAGTAGTGAACAACACTAACGCAGCCACAGACATGTTTGTGCCTACcacatcttcctcctcctcatcctcgcAGCTGCCCGCCAGCACGATAGACGGCACGGGCGTGCTGAGCCAGGCCACGGCCGTGTCGGCAGTGTCCGAGCACACGGACGGCTTCCTCACTCAGGGCCAGGTGCAGGTGTCGGCAGGGCAGCAGGTGatccagctgcagcagctgcccCTGCAGACCAGCGACGGACAGGTGGTCCATCAACAGATATCCGCTCAGGGCCAGCAGCCCCTGCAGAACGTACAGCTCATCAACCCAGGGACCTTCCTCATTCAGGCGCAGACCGTCACGCCATCGGGGCAGATACAGTGGCAGACCTTTCAGGTAGGGTGCGGGGCGAGTCAAGATCACTGGTGGCAGCTGTGGTGGTTGCTGATGATTAATACGGCAGTTGCCCAACTCTTTGTTTTAACTTGAAGTTTtgccttcattttttttcctcatgcagtgttttaaaatacaacactgACCTGTGTACATATTTTGCATGCTGGCATTTTGCAACTGAAATAGCGCTGGGCTCGTGGTGTTCTAGATGTGAATGTTCTAGATGTGAATTTTCATGACTAAGCATAAACTGCGGTTTGCAGTCTGCTTGCAAGTAAACTGAAATCGGTTCATTGCATTCCATCAGGTACAGGGTATTCAGAACCTCCAGAACTTGCAGCTCCAGACAGCCCCGGCCCAGCAGATCACGTTAGCCCCAGTACAGACACTCTCACTTGGGCAGGGGGCCACGCTGAGCTCCACTCCAGTCAGCATCAGCTCTGGGCAGATCCCTAACCTGCAGACGGTCACGGTTAACTCAGTGGGCCAGACCGGGATCCAGCTCCAGCAGGCCGAAGACACAGGCAGCCCTGGAGGTAACATTACTGCTGCATAGTGAGTGAATAAGGTGGTGATGACCTCATACACCAGACTGTTGTGTCCTGATCAGAAATTGCTCCCTCTTAAGTCTTTCATAACGGTGCAGTCCATAAGTGTCTTTCAGCGATTGGCTTTTACCTGAAAATTGTAAGAAGGCAGTATAACGATGAGGTATTTGTGCAAAAGTACTGGatgatttatttctgtgttttagagTAGGCTCAGTGTGGATTGCAGAAAGAACAGGTAGAATACTTTGAATATTGCTTTGTTATATAAAAGGAAGCAAATGTATGCAGTGCAATTTATATTGAGGCACATATTACTTTGGGCTGCAATCATCTTTCTGTATCTGCCATTTTAACTTTGACAAGGTGATGAGTCACATAAtatccagaaaaaaaattcctcttcctctcctcagaTATTCAGATAAAGGAGGAGCCAGACTCTGAGGAGTGGTCTCTTGGTGGTGACTCTACCCTGAATACTAATGACCTGTCTCATCTGCGCGTGCGATTGGTGGAAGAAGAGATGGAGGGGCTTGGCCAGGAGGGGAAACGTCTGCGCAGGGTCGCATGCACCTGCCCTAACTGTAAAGAGGGCGGTGGGAGGTAACACTTAGAAACAAGCTTACACCGTAATATATCCAGACATGCTAACGCACATTAggacattttacttttataacGAGTCTaaatattcaaattttttttcatatttttttttccctaccaGTGTAAATCTCTAACGGCAAATACCAGTTCACTTAAAGCATAATTCTGTTACATTTGCAGTCCATTATAAGACGTCTACTTATTTTAAGTGCTCGTTCCAGTTGTCAGGAGTAGCTAGGAAAGGCCTTGTGATATCCTCCTACCAGAAATACTCGCTCTGTGGCCACAGAAACGCCCTTCAGCGTGTGATGGTCCACTGTGTCGTTGAAAACTCACCATCGCTTGTGGTTTTGCACGTTGTAGTGGTTCAGGTGTCATAAACATGCCATTACTGCTGCTCCAGATACGACCACAACAGTTTGTTAGCCGTTAAAACCATGATGAAGAATCGTCCATTCTTGTTTACTTTTAAGTTAGAGAATGTACCTGCTGTTTCTTGATgacacaatattaaaacagaaacaacccATTTAAAGCCTTAAAGTGTTGCGAGTTTTACACTATTAAGATGTTCTCAGTGCCTCAACTGAAtgttgggaaaaaaacaaaaacgggTGTTTGCTGGTGCTGTCACAGTGGTTTTGATATCTCTgactgagagagaaaattacTTGGCCATGTTAAGACTGCCACAACTGCTGCTGAACAggtgaacagaacagaatacactCAGAATCTGTAAGTTAGCAGGCTACCTATTTCAGCTTAAGCTACACTTTCGCTGAACTTTtagcttgcttgtttgttttgtcctccCATCTGTCGGATTTCAGAAGATGTTTCCTGGAATTAACCTGCTGTAGTTAGTTTTCCATTTGTCCTGTgcattctgttgtgtgtgtgtgtgtgtgtgtgtctccgctCTAGGGGCTCTAACATGGGGAAGAAGAAACAGCACGTGTGCCACATAGCAGGCTGTGGGAAGGTGTACGGCAAGACGTCCCACCTTCGCGCCCACCTGCGCTGGCACTCGGGCGAGAGGCCTTTCGTCTGCAACTGGATGTTCTGTGGCAAGAGGTTCACACGCAGCGATGAGCTGCAGAGACATCGAAGGACACATACAGGTCTGTtagaaaacacactcacacacccacacacacgcactcaggCCTGTCAACAAACACTTACATCTGCACAGGAGCTCAGTGTGTGTTCCAAGTTTTAGTTCATTTTGTTAATCACTTTCCCTGTTGTGGAGGTGCCAAGTGCTGCGCTAGGTTACAAATACGGCTGAGAGGAGAGCTTATAACGTTTCTGTGCATACACTGAGAAGAGGGCTGATAGCAGACTGAATTCCACTTAACtgtttaatttgaatgatttctAGATTTGCTTTGCTTATCCATTATCTTATAAAAGCAGCATTTTATTTAGCATCacgacccccacccccccaaacatactttttttctttctctttttacttCTGTCATGATGTTTTTTACTTCCCTCTCTAATAATGCAGGCAGTAAAACTGGTCCGAAGGGCTTATCCCTACTATGAACtactgtaatatatacactacaaTTTACTGTGAGCCAGACAATTTGCCATGAGCCAGAACAGCAGTGCAGTCCATTTCCATCTAACAGCTCATTGAGGTCTCTAAAACGTTCTCACTGGATTTATCTGACATTATGTCTGTTCAGAATGTCATGTTAAGTGCCTGTCCTGAGGTAAAGCTCTGGCACCTTTGTGATGGCATGAAGCAGTTTCTTTCTCGGACAAATTTTCCCTCCACCTTGACGTGAACTTTCAGTAGTGAAGCTTCAGCAGACGTGGCTGTAAGGGTTGGAACAATCTCTAGCTTGGCGATCTGGGTTTAAGACTAACTGGGAATGTCAGTTAACTGGGAATAACTGGGAATAGCTGCTTTAAAGAGCCATTACTAACGTCTAATCCCATCTACACGGCAGGAGAGAAGAAGTTTGTGTGTCAGCAGTGTTCCAAGCGCTTCATGCGCAGCGATCACCTGGCCAAGCACATAAAGACACACCAGAACAAGAagggtggagggggcggggccccGGCCGTGGCGGCCGTGGAGACGTCGTCGGCCTCCTCCGAGAGCATCATCACGCCGGGTGGTACCACGCTCATCCTCACCAACATCCAGCCAGGCGCCGTGCAGGGCCTGGCCACCGTCAACGCCACCGTCAACACGTCCAGCTCGCAGGACCTCCTCGCAGCCGGGGAGATCCCCCTGCAGCTCGTCACCGTCTCCGCCGGCAACGCCACGGAGTGAACCGCATCCAGGGAGCCGCGCAGCAAAAAAAAGATAGGAGGCGGGGCCTTCCAGACTCTCAAGGAAGGAACCGCTCTGGACGGATGCAACCGGACGCTCTATCTGGCCGTCAAGGTTCTGTGGCTTCTATACATGACGTCGTTtatcttctccttctcctgtctGGACCTCAGTTTGACCATAGACTTGTCCCTCACACATGTATCCTGCTTTTTATACCCTCACAGATTATTCTCATTTACGTAAATATATACGTTTACgtaaatgcatacatacatatatatatataaatatatatatatatatatatatattttacaaatatagaGTATTGATTTATGTTTGTCTGCAGTCTTTTTATGGTGAGAGTGGAGCAGAAAAGAATTGTCCAACATGGTTCCCattataaaaacactgaaatgccTTATTTTGTATCATACTCTGTGGTGTACAAAAGTAGTCGCTGAGGGAGTTGTAATGCAACTTTCTACGTGTATCTGTTTGAATGGGAGTAGTCCTTATAAAAGAAACTATACATGCAGGAAATGGGAGCGACGTGAAGCTGACGCTGTGGCTAGGTTAGGCTTTAGCTGGCCATGCTGTAAGGGAGAATGTTCGACATGAATCATGAATGACCTTTAGAATGAAGTGTGCCACCCTGGTGCTGGGCGTTATGAAGTTCTTCATGTCCAACTGTTGTCTTGAACGTGGCCCTTTCCGAGACTCTCCTccgcacacacgcatatgtgATTTCTTCGCCATGGCCCCTCCATCTAGCTGTGCCGTGCCGTGACCTGGCAGGGCTCCCTCTCTGAGATGAAGCATTGTGAAGAATTTTTTGCAGgtggcaaaacaaaaaaaaacaaacaatcaatgtaattaaaaactttttttcttcttgttgaaCCTCTTACAGTTGATCTAATGTTATGCATTTGTTGTCGAGTCTTTTTGAGcaagaaaatatttataagaGGCTTTGCATAGTAAACTGGTTTTGTGGTGTCTATATCCTGAATGAgcatatactttttttttttcccctcaaatgTATGATTACTCCaatatgttacttttttttttctaagactGAACTATAATCTGAATCATAATCAGAATCCCTGATATGAATGGGGCAGATCTGTGGTTTCAGCTGAGAAATCGGATGAAGGTGCACAGTGTCTGGTTGGATGGAGAGAGGGCGATCCAGCGGTTTGGACCACATTCAATCAAATCACTCCTCAGCTGCTATGAAGACATGGACTGAACCAACAGTTCAGATCGCCACCTAACAAGCAAAGGACGTGCAGTTTATTGTCTTGGGTCAGTCTGTTCGACACAGGCGGTGTGAAATTTCATCCCTACTGTATGAAGATCTGTGGAGTCTAGTGGGTTCTAATGTGGTTCGCAGTAATTTGATTGAATGAGGTCTTTATGTTTGGGGCGTTGTGACTTGTCTGTTATAGCCATGTTTGGAGGAGGTTGGGACACTCCTGATCTGAGAAACAGCAGAGTGAGGGAAAAGAAACTGGCCTT
This region of Electrophorus electricus isolate fEleEle1 chromosome 2, fEleEle1.pri, whole genome shotgun sequence genomic DNA includes:
- the sp3a gene encoding transcription factor Sp3a isoform X1; amino-acid sequence: MTAPEHPVKQEEMAALDVDSSQGDFLQQDGSRGDQDAQPSPLALLAATCSELGSPSSEGDHGAAAGVATDPTSVHLTSTSERWDGVKDESSIVQLPSTGIVTSNGQYVLPLQGLQGLQSQPILLTSGTDSSANTVPNIQYQVIPQIQAADGQLGFSTSAVDGASLTHDASGQIQILPDGSQTISVAGTASAGILSSSPNLMAQPGQVQQIQGVALGSSAFNSQGQVVANVPVGLPGNITFVPINSVDLDSLGLSGAQTIATGVTADGQLIMTNQVADSSEGSEKAAERLSQQTLVVNNTNAATDMFVPTTSSSSSSSQLPASTIDGTGVLSQATAVSAVSEHTDGFLTQGQVQVSAGQQVIQLQQLPLQTSDGQVVHQQISAQGQQPLQNVQLINPGTFLIQAQTVTPSGQIQWQTFQVQGIQNLQNLQLQTAPAQQITLAPVQTLSLGQGATLSSTPVSISSGQIPNLQTVTVNSVGQTGIQLQQAEDTGSPGDIQIKEEPDSEEWSLGGDSTLNTNDLSHLRVRLVEEEMEGLGQEGKRLRRVACTCPNCKEGGGRGSNMGKKKQHVCHIAGCGKVYGKTSHLRAHLRWHSGERPFVCNWMFCGKRFTRSDELQRHRRTHTGEKKFVCQQCSKRFMRSDHLAKHIKTHQNKKGGGGGAPAVAAVETSSASSESIITPGGTTLILTNIQPGAVQGLATVNATVNTSSSQDLLAAGEIPLQLVTVSAGNATE
- the sp3a gene encoding transcription factor Sp3a isoform X3, with amino-acid sequence MTAPEHPVKQEEMAALDVDSSQGDFLQQDGSRGDQATDPTSVHLTSTSERWDGVKDESSIVQLPSTGIVTSNGQYVLPLQGLQGLQSQPILLTSGTDSSANTVPNIQYQVIPQIQAADGQLGFSTSAVDGASLTHDASGQIQILPDGSQTISVAGTASAGILSSSPNLMAQPGQVQQIQGVALGSSAFNSQGQVVANVPVGLPGNITFVPINSVDLDSLGLSGAQTIATGVTADGQLIMTNQVADSSEGSEKAAERLSQQTLVVNNTNAATDMFVPTTSSSSSSSQLPASTIDGTGVLSQATAVSAVSEHTDGFLTQGQVQVSAGQQVIQLQQLPLQTSDGQVVHQQISAQGQQPLQNVQLINPGTFLIQAQTVTPSGQIQWQTFQVQGIQNLQNLQLQTAPAQQITLAPVQTLSLGQGATLSSTPVSISSGQIPNLQTVTVNSVGQTGIQLQQAEDTGSPGDIQIKEEPDSEEWSLGGDSTLNTNDLSHLRVRLVEEEMEGLGQEGKRLRRVACTCPNCKEGGGRGSNMGKKKQHVCHIAGCGKVYGKTSHLRAHLRWHSGERPFVCNWMFCGKRFTRSDELQRHRRTHTGEKKFVCQQCSKRFMRSDHLAKHIKTHQNKKGGGGGAPAVAAVETSSASSESIITPGGTTLILTNIQPGAVQGLATVNATVNTSSSQDLLAAGEIPLQLVTVSAGNATE
- the sp3a gene encoding transcription factor Sp3a isoform X2 encodes the protein MAALDVDSSQGDFLQQDGSRGDQDAQPSPLALLAATCSELGSPSSEGDHGAAAGVATDPTSVHLTSTSERWDGVKDESSIVQLPSTGIVTSNGQYVLPLQGLQGLQSQPILLTSGTDSSANTVPNIQYQVIPQIQAADGQLGFSTSAVDGASLTHDASGQIQILPDGSQTISVAGTASAGILSSSPNLMAQPGQVQQIQGVALGSSAFNSQGQVVANVPVGLPGNITFVPINSVDLDSLGLSGAQTIATGVTADGQLIMTNQVADSSEGSEKAAERLSQQTLVVNNTNAATDMFVPTTSSSSSSSQLPASTIDGTGVLSQATAVSAVSEHTDGFLTQGQVQVSAGQQVIQLQQLPLQTSDGQVVHQQISAQGQQPLQNVQLINPGTFLIQAQTVTPSGQIQWQTFQVQGIQNLQNLQLQTAPAQQITLAPVQTLSLGQGATLSSTPVSISSGQIPNLQTVTVNSVGQTGIQLQQAEDTGSPGDIQIKEEPDSEEWSLGGDSTLNTNDLSHLRVRLVEEEMEGLGQEGKRLRRVACTCPNCKEGGGRGSNMGKKKQHVCHIAGCGKVYGKTSHLRAHLRWHSGERPFVCNWMFCGKRFTRSDELQRHRRTHTGEKKFVCQQCSKRFMRSDHLAKHIKTHQNKKGGGGGAPAVAAVETSSASSESIITPGGTTLILTNIQPGAVQGLATVNATVNTSSSQDLLAAGEIPLQLVTVSAGNATE